A window of the Syntrophus gentianae genome harbors these coding sequences:
- a CDS encoding LOG family protein produces MEEIPEGVAGDDRHDDITQSGDSIALDDEPQVIEIIQQSVQGLWEVVNNLTRLRQTKRPDFRVTIFGSARIPREHWVYGAVRDLAAELGRMGCSIVTGGGPGLMEAANEGAALAGPSVQGRSVGIRVHLPFEQEINPFVNQSYEHRTFFSRLHHFVLVSDAFVVVPGGIGTVLELAMIWQLLQVRKLDRTPLILIGPMWAEFIKWGQKYLLRPEFELASSEDFKIPQCVDTVEQAITILRCRHEEWLRESNSQAR; encoded by the coding sequence ATGGAAGAGATACCTGAAGGAGTTGCGGGCGATGACCGCCATGACGATATTACACAATCAGGCGATTCGATCGCTCTGGATGACGAACCGCAGGTCATCGAAATTATCCAGCAATCAGTGCAGGGACTATGGGAAGTCGTCAATAATCTTACCCGTTTAAGGCAGACCAAAAGGCCGGATTTCCGAGTCACGATTTTCGGATCGGCAAGGATTCCCCGTGAACACTGGGTCTATGGTGCGGTTCGTGACCTTGCCGCGGAACTGGGGCGGATGGGCTGCAGTATTGTTACCGGTGGCGGTCCGGGTTTGATGGAGGCTGCCAATGAAGGAGCGGCTTTGGCGGGTCCTTCCGTTCAGGGGCGCAGCGTGGGGATCCGTGTGCATCTGCCCTTCGAGCAGGAAATTAATCCCTTCGTTAACCAATCCTACGAGCACCGGACTTTCTTTTCGAGACTGCATCACTTCGTTCTGGTATCGGACGCCTTCGTTGTTGTGCCTGGCGGAATCGGAACGGTGCTGGAGCTTGCCATGATCTGGCAACTTCTTCAAGTGCGCAAACTGGATCGGACTCCACTGATTCTGATCGGCCCAATGTGGGCGGAATTCATCAAGTGGGGACAAAAGTATCTTCTGAGGCCGGAATTTGAGCTTGCCAGCTCAGAAGATTTTAAGATCCCCCAGTGTGTTGATACCGTCGAACAAGCGATAACGATTCTTCGCTGCCGTCATGAAGAATGGCTTCGCGAGTCGAACTCGCAGGCACGGTAA
- the ydiK gene encoding AI-2E family transporter YdiK: protein MTMNRASTSDLTRITLQVLCIGILIAATFWIMRPFLLSLIWAVMIVVATWPFMLKVEGWLWKKRGLAVSAMTIVMLILFIVPFSLAIVAIIENADDITAWVKSIQTQTLPTLPGWLSGLPVVGPKLTAAWESIRTGPEGVSARLVPYAGKLLTWFLSQAGSVGIIAVQLLLTVIIAAICYANGETASTGVLRFARRLGGYRSEEAVDLAARTIRGVALGVVGTALIQSLLGGIGLAVTGVPAAAILTAVMFMLCIAQLGPGLVLIPSVIWLYWSGQTIWGTVLLVVTIFVSTFDNFLRPILIKKGADLPLLLIFAGVIGGLVAFGIVGLFIGPVVLAVTFRLVGVWVADVESSPASETAGEEG, encoded by the coding sequence ATGACGATGAATAGAGCTTCGACATCGGACCTGACCCGCATCACCCTGCAGGTTCTATGTATCGGGATCCTGATAGCGGCAACTTTCTGGATCATGAGGCCATTCCTGCTGTCGCTCATCTGGGCCGTCATGATCGTTGTGGCCACCTGGCCGTTCATGTTGAAGGTGGAGGGCTGGCTGTGGAAAAAGCGGGGCCTTGCCGTTTCAGCCATGACGATCGTCATGCTGATCCTCTTTATCGTCCCCTTTTCACTGGCCATTGTCGCCATCATCGAGAACGCGGACGACATCACTGCCTGGGTGAAGTCCATTCAGACTCAGACCCTGCCGACTCTGCCGGGCTGGTTGTCAGGACTTCCCGTCGTGGGTCCGAAGCTGACGGCTGCCTGGGAGAGCATCAGGACGGGACCGGAAGGGGTATCGGCACGCCTGGTTCCCTATGCAGGAAAACTCCTGACCTGGTTTTTGTCCCAGGCGGGAAGCGTCGGGATCATCGCGGTACAGCTTCTCCTCACGGTGATCATTGCCGCGATCTGCTATGCCAATGGCGAGACGGCCTCGACGGGTGTTCTTCGCTTTGCGCGCCGATTGGGAGGATATCGCAGCGAGGAAGCCGTTGATCTGGCGGCAAGAACCATCCGGGGCGTTGCCCTGGGCGTGGTAGGTACGGCCCTTATCCAGTCTCTCCTTGGCGGCATCGGTCTGGCTGTTACCGGAGTACCCGCCGCTGCAATATTGACAGCGGTGATGTTCATGCTCTGCATTGCCCAACTTGGACCGGGGCTCGTTCTTATCCCCTCGGTGATCTGGCTTTACTGGAGCGGTCAGACGATCTGGGGAACGGTATTGCTTGTGGTGACCATATTCGTCAGCACTTTTGACAATTTTCTACGTCCGATTCTCATCAAGAAAGGCGCCGATCTGCCGCTGCTTCTGATCTTTGCCGGCGTCATCGGTGGTCTCGTCGCCTTCGGCATCGTCGGGCTTTTTATCGGTCCAGTGGTCCTTGCCGTTACTTTCAGACTGGTTGGAGTATGGGTTGCCGACGTTGAATCGAGTCCAGCTTCGGAGACGGCAGGAGAAGAGGGATAA
- a CDS encoding ABC transporter substrate-binding protein, translating into MKKIVFGFVVVSLAILLIGTRPSQAAQETIRITCWEGYADAATVKEFKDLIKKKYKIDVEVKTYYPKDQDEFYKAAKDGTADLISPPADVAKTPRFYAFHEGRYLLAELDMRNIPNARKILPFFMKDQSLIHKGKRYGLPYNCGPYGLDYNTDVVKEAPKSWNILWDPQYKGKYTINNNFPKCNVWITALALGYRYEQIFDIDKLERNRIQEKLNILAQNAKSLWDGSANPEEFPQLALATDWGFAAAQANKKGGKWLIASPREGGTAWIDYWCITRAAKGMKKKLCEEWINLQLSPEAQAAVVKNQGVSPVVSNAGPLVTSEEKALFHVGDNDYFKTVAIWQVMSEKTEKAFGEMWEEAKKHRGNK; encoded by the coding sequence ATGAAAAAGATAGTTTTTGGGTTTGTTGTCGTTTCTCTGGCCATTCTTCTTATCGGAACTCGACCGTCACAGGCGGCCCAGGAAACCATTCGGATCACATGCTGGGAAGGGTATGCGGATGCAGCAACGGTCAAGGAATTTAAAGACCTGATCAAAAAGAAGTATAAGATAGACGTTGAGGTTAAAACCTATTACCCAAAGGATCAGGATGAATTCTACAAGGCAGCGAAGGATGGTACTGCCGACCTTATCTCTCCGCCGGCTGATGTAGCAAAAACACCACGATTCTACGCCTTTCATGAGGGAAGATATCTCCTTGCCGAGCTGGATATGAGAAACATCCCCAATGCCAGGAAGATTCTTCCCTTTTTCATGAAAGACCAATCCCTGATCCATAAGGGAAAACGTTATGGCCTGCCTTACAACTGTGGGCCTTATGGACTGGATTATAACACGGACGTCGTCAAGGAAGCCCCAAAGAGCTGGAACATCCTCTGGGACCCGCAATATAAAGGAAAATACACCATCAACAATAACTTTCCCAAATGTAATGTCTGGATTACCGCCCTGGCCCTGGGGTATCGTTACGAACAGATATTCGATATCGATAAACTGGAGCGGAACAGAATTCAGGAAAAACTGAATATTCTGGCACAGAATGCAAAAAGCCTCTGGGATGGCTCGGCAAATCCGGAAGAATTCCCCCAGTTAGCCCTTGCCACCGATTGGGGATTCGCTGCCGCACAGGCGAACAAGAAAGGCGGAAAGTGGTTAATTGCCTCGCCAAGAGAAGGCGGGACTGCCTGGATTGATTACTGGTGCATCACACGGGCGGCGAAGGGCATGAAAAAGAAACTATGCGAGGAATGGATCAATCTGCAGCTTTCGCCGGAAGCGCAGGCAGCTGTTGTCAAGAATCAGGGTGTTTCTCCGGTTGTGAGCAATGCGGGACCCCTGGTAACTTCGGAGGAAAAAGCCCTTTTCCATGTGGGTGATAATGACTATTTCAAGACGGTGGCAATCTGGCAGGTCATGAGCGAGAAGACGGAAAAGGCCTTTGGCGAGATGTGGGAAGAAGCAAAGAAACACAGAGGGAATAAGTAG